The segment CAAAAAGGATTCTGGAGACCAGATACATCTCAAACTTCCACCTGAGAAAGATGGTAAATCTGCAAACTGAAATAGCAGAAGcagcattatatatattatacatttatCAACCATATCTATAAGTCTGAACATTCTTGCTTGTTGCTAGAGTTGGATAAAGATTGTCAAGAATAAGCAAATAGTGTTGTTAGTCTTGTTAAACTGTAGACTAATtagaacaatttttttcttcacCTATGTCATATAGAAAAGGAAAGCCCAACCAATAAATGAAATTTGTTTTGTATGAAAAGTTatgtacaataatatattagaaCAACGGAAATATAAAAGTAAAACCTAATTTTATCAAtttggtgattttttttaatatgcggCATTTAActtaaaaactaaatatataaaatctgactcaaaacaaaattttacatataacatttgtttcaaaatgttCTGATCAACCAAATATGTGCTATCCTACAAGGTAATCTCCACTCTAAGACCTTAGGACCATAGATAATGCAAACATAGCCAAATTACTCATCTGTATAGTGGAATTCACCTTGCATCATAAAGGAAGATCATAGATTACATAAATACTATTATGAGTATCTTATACATGGTATATTTTATAGGTCTTTAACATATTGAGTCTTTTTAAATTTGGAATTTTCTTAAAAGCCTAAACTTTTATCAAAATTCAATGGTTCATCTGTAATAGTTGATGATCGATGCATGTTAGAACTTAAATTGCTATATGAAAGAACACAAATATTTGAAGTTAACAAAATATCATATGGTTGATTATTATATTCATATTTGGATATTGTTTTAAAGATATAGGTAcacattacaaaaaaaacaattaattaaatcGCTCTTATCTTGAATGAAAAATGATGGTTTGCGAATCTTAATGTTTCTTATTCATTTGATAAGATTTGGTGTATTACAAGAACAAATATGATTTATTCCATTGGGAAATTCTAACCATAAGAATATTTAGCTCAATTTCAAGAATGAAATCAGTAACAATATTCGAAAATTTCAGGGGATCAAAATCATCATAGTAAAAGTAAGCTAAATTTGGAATATCAAAAGTTATGCTTTATTATGAGGCCTATCAAActatttaaagaataaaatgGCCAAATTGTGGTAATCAGACTAATTATAACTAGAAATATGACAAAAGATGCTATTGAGTATTTAGAGATCACAATGACCAAAATGTATACAATCCAATTTATTTTAAACCATACTTACTTGGCTAGGAGGAACATAGTTGGTTCCATGTTTAGTTGATGGCtttcaaatgaatatattttgatattgcACTTTACTTTAGTCAGATTAATCATAAATTGTTAGGTTTGTTATGTTTTGGTTGGACTAAACTCAATTTGATATACTTTGTTCCACGATAGCATACATGTACCAATTTTGAGTaatattattttggtttatattctAATTTcttatttgatataaaaaaatctaaacatttGTAAATGATATCCAAGACTCCAACGATATTGCAAGATGTCAAAATTAACTGATCATTTGTCGTTGATGTTTATTTGTTAAAGTGAATCTGAAAACATCAaaactaacaaaaataatatattacaaagTTAAGACTTTATTGTTCATGCTTTATCATCAACCGATTGGTATTGAAAAACTTTTTGTGTATCAAAACGATAATCCGCGATCGGAAAGCACGAGTTTTttagattatattataatacaaaatcttattatatcgaaaaatataaattttaacagttatataatctacgaattatttttttgagattttatatgcacacttttacgtaagtttttTTTAGGCATAAGAATTATATTcggataaaaaaataaaccgaaccgacccaaaaatataggtttagttcaggtccagagaagataatctattgggtttttttggacccgcaggtctttgtttgagtccgggtccTACTCTacacccgatcataaatatgttgggtttattaggtatatttggatatttcaaatatgtttccggtattatggatcttttttaagtttttggtttacgattatagtttttgatttcagataaattttcaaattaaaaaaaaattgggtatttggataaaattttgggtatttttcagttcatcgtgtcagattttgaataaaatcttgaatttttaagtgtttgatttttttgagtatttgtttggagtttcaagtacttttcgtatttcagattttttagatatttcaaatttttttaggatcctaaataTCCGAACAGATGTGGACTCATTACGTCCATATCTGGTCCAACCTTTtgacatatatttttaacgttattgtacaaaaacatggttgatgaaatatttttctgagtaaaagtatcataagaaataatattaggatctgttaaaaatatttaaaatattgtatggttagaatgattaatggtattaccaaaaaaataataaatagttatacatgactctaacaacttttttatattagatttttaagactatttcccttttaatagtattgattcgtttttaagtgaaaaatatataaaagtataatatttaaaccaataatttttaaaatcgtGAATAATCcatactgatatcgtgaagtcgggTTGGCTTTAacagaaccaatgaatttctacATTTTTTTGAAGGTAACATGACTATtcataaaattcatttttaaatatgaaaatatctaccaaactatagacggttgaaagtttagtatatgatatgagattttagtgggaaattttatatatgatatgcttactttattataaaggaaagaggaagttagaatgttCACATATATGTCGTGCATATTCTCTCggtttaaattatatattatatgataaaagtgataatataaaacattagttttagtgcttttactattaaaaattaaaatagtaaatatagtaatagtaatgattaggatCTAGGAGTgagatttgaataaataaaagaattgaataaattattgttagaaaaatatatagtaacatattgttagtctaaatttaaggtaagaccaaaaaataatgagttaaatgaaagagtctaaacaacttttataggtagattttttaatactctttccttttaatagtattgatatcaGAGGAAAATTGATAATACATTTGAAAAATCTTCAATTGTACAGTCTTGCTAGGACTAATAATGAATCATTCCAAGTGAAAGATACCCTAAACAACAAACATAATATAGAAATCATGATTTTGTAAAAATTGAAACATCTACTGAAAAACATCATTATAATGATCAAAACAAGATTTCTAGCACTAACCAAACATGTTATATGCTACTAAACAATCATTTTTTGTCGATCAACACAAAGAGTCATGTATTCAAAAAGAAATTCACTATCTTTTAAGTCAAGTCTAACCAAATGAACTCGTGAATGAACGAAGTGTACTCAGCATTAATCAATAATAATATGTACAAATGGAAATCTGATAAAAGATGTCGAGTAAGTCTCTGTCTGTAATTCACATTAGAAGGTTAAGTAGAAGAAGCGTGCAAGACAGGATTTGATGGTGTGCACGAGGTTAGATAAAACTTAGTTTTATAAGAAGCTTTGATAATTACTTAAAAACATGCGGCTGATGGGATACAGAAACTTTGGTGTTACAAAAAAGGATGTTCGAGGTTGTGTAAATAAACAAATGGATACATAATACAAGAAATGAGAATCAGGGGTGCCAAAAACTACAAGCAGCACCCTTTTTACAGTATCCACTCTCATagaatttacatatttttagcCCTTTGGGCGGATGAGCTGTATACGAACCTGATCCATGGTCATACCCATGGCTACTGCTGTATGGCCATTGCCGATTATTATTATGACTGTTGTTGAGACTATTGTTGTGACCATTGTTCCACCATTGCCGGTCTCTGCTGTGACCACCGGATCTCCTTTGCTGACTTCCATTACCACGTGGACTGCGCTCAGTGTTTCCACGAGCTGGGTCATGTGATGATGGTGACCTAAGGCTCGATTCCAAACCAACTCCCGAAGCATACTTGGGAGGCCTCTCGACCAACCCAGCTTCAACTGTGGTTTCTGATCCCAGTCTGAGAGCTGTTGTCGTCAGAGTCAGGTCCTGACTTGTTGAAGCTGGCGCTGGTGGTGCAAGCAGGAGCTCCGGACCAGCGGTTCCACAGTGGCTGAAGTGAGTGTTGTCTTGTGCTTCTGTACCGGTTGAGCTTTTGCCGGCGGAGACGTAGTCAAGAAAACTCGGCTGAGAGACATCCATTCTGCATGTTTCATGTGTGAGGAACATGCGTAGCACAGGGTTAAAGAAATCTTTCTCTGGCCCTTTCATCAAATCATCGTCGTCATCACAGTGAAATGTTGAGGTGGGTGAAGAGGGCAAACCGTTCTGCTCCATTGCTTCAACTTCAGCTAATAGATCTGAAACTGATTCATCACACTCGTCAGGGTCGGCCACAATGGCCGGCCACCCAGATGAGTGAGCCACGTGGGTGTTGTTGGAAGTGTGAGTAGCTGTGGCATGATCAGCTGCCAAATCAATATGCTTCACAGACGGTGCAGCTAAATCAACAGCACTCTGCTGAGTTACTTGAGGAAGCTGTCCTCCAGTGACCACAACACTtgaagtggtggtggtggtggtaggAGCATCGACGGTAGTTGTGGCGGTGGTGCTCCATGTGACCCCAGATGGTCCTTTGACCAGAACACATGAAGACAGAGACTGAATAGTCTCTGCCGCTTGAGCCTCCAAGTCTTCAGGGCTCGACTTAGGTGTAGGACTAGGGAAATCACGGAAATGGATTTTTTGATTCAGGTTTGGTGCATGAACAGAACCGTTTATGGAAACAGAACCACTATTTGCTCCATCTTCTAGAGTCTTACCATCTGGCCGCACAGCACTAGATTGATCAGTTCCTGAATTTTCTCTTACGTCAGGAGTAATTACATGTCCTGGAATCACAGACATTGATGCTGGACAGCTAACTTGAGGCTGGGGACGAACAGAAATACCATCCTCAACTTTTCCAGAGCAAGGTACAAGAGTCGCAACTTGTTTTTCTTTCGGATCGTTAGGAAGGGCATTGAcaatagaggaagaagaagaggttgaACTGGTGCTGACTGGCTTCAGGTTCTTCTGAAGACAGTTCACATCAACGCCAGTGCGTCCAGAGTGGTGCGGAGACGGTTTTAGTTCTTGGGGATGAAACGATGAACTTGGCAAAGTAGTTGCTTTATCAAACCGTCCTGCAAGAGCGTCAGTTAGAAGTACAGACTCGTCTTGGTTCTCATGCTCTTTCCATATCCTAAGATAAGGAGGAAAATGGCCACAAGATTTCCATTTGCGGAGCTGCACCATAGAAAATGGTCCCTGGGTCTTTCCTGCTGGATCTCGATAATGCCATATTTCACTCTCCTCATCATCTTTACCAGTTTGCTGCAGAACCCAAAGATTAATATATGACATGAAACCAAAACTAGAAAACATATGAGAGGTTACATTTCGAACAGAGTAGTTGGTATGGTCAAACCTGGATATCTGCTGAGTTGTTGTCGACCTTAGAACACTCTTCTTTATTAGTGGCATGCATGGCTTTTCTGCTTCGCAAAACTGGAGCATCATATTTTTTCTGCGGATTATTTCCCAAGTTGTTCAGGATATCCCTTTTTTTCTTCGGACTTTTACTTTGTACCTCTATGTGTTTATCTGCATATAGAAAACGTATAAGATTGTAAACAGCATCCACCAATCAGGAATCTTTCGTAAGATAATGAACAAGAAGCATTTCAAATCCTAGTTTAAGGTGGGAGACCTGGTTTCCTCATACCCAACACTGCATCTTCTGCTGATGGATGACTCGGATCCATGCTTGGATCTGTATGAACTTCTGGGACTTCCTGCAGAAGCCGCTGGCGTTCCTCAGGTGATTCTAGACGCCCTAGCTTTTCTACACATTCTCTAAGCGTGGGAGATGGTTAAGAAAACAAGACTTGAACGTTCCATGCAACCAGTGTAAAAGTATCTTTCACAACCTAAAGCAAACCAAACATCTAAATGAAAAGACTTGAGTATGTAAAATTGTATACTACTTAGACTAAGTAATTCCCGTTGGGATTGGCATGGTCTTCTCTTCAAGGAATTATTCCAACAACGAGTCATTGAAAGATTCTATAACCGATAACATTTGCAAATATAGTGTAAGCGAAGTGCAATAAATATAGTATGGCAATCTGAAAAAAGGATATTCCTTTTTACGACCCTGCTCACTAGCCCGATCACGGAGATGCCCTAACTTTAACATATCAGCTTCCAGAACCTATATCGGCAAAGAAGTCAATAAGAAGCAACGCCGAGGACAATAAAGAACTATGATCATGGGGATCTTTAATATTTATACGAATGATACTTGATGTGGTTAATTAACCTACCTCATTGACTCTCATAACTTGCAGCGTTGCTGCAGTCTTCAAGATGTCACCCTGGCACCGACGAAAAAGACATGAGTTTCCAACTTaggtaaaatatataatttcaggTGAGAAGATATCATGCTTGCGTTCTTACCACAGTCAAACGTTTATTGAGGCCACATTTTATGCTCTGGCGTAGCCGTTTGCACTCGTCCTGAAAATTACAGTTAGCGTTACCTTATTATTACATggggtttaattttttttattgtagagCCTAGCAAGGTAGATAAAACAATTTCAATGAGGACTTTATATACCTCTGTGACATTCTGGTCTGATAATTGATCAATCGAGATGACTTCTCTCTTGTCTAAATTTAGTATTTCTAGCATAACATCAGTAGTCTTTGTGCCAAGTTGGTAGGATGCTGATGCCTTGCTTGTACCTGTTAAATTACCACAAAAACAGCTGAGATCttactattaaaattttaggtCATTCAATTTGCcgttttcctttcttttctcaAACAAGCATTAATATGAAAACTGATCAAGTACCTACAACTTGAACGAGCCTGTAAATATCCAGCTTCTGGTCGCTGCCAGATACCTTAATTCTCAAAATTGTGCCTACCACCTTTTCGTGAACTTTGTTGATATCATCAAGTAGAGTCTCTATAAATTTACGTCTCAAATAAATCAGGTTGATATTGTGAACATCAATCGCTGCATATGCATCCAGATTTTCGTTTTGTACACCGCCATCAGTTTTCCTACGCATCTTCCGTTTTCTATCCCTAACCACCGGATCATAAGCACTATCCTCCTCTATTTGGCTACGAACAGCATGACTACTTTCCCCATTCTTGGGTTTCTCCTCTTTCGGTTTCTCTTGAATAAGGAAGTGAGACTCGAGAAGCTTAAGCATTTCAAAGTGACCCACTCGCTGTCTCCCAAACAACTTCACAAGCATTTGGTCACAGACAACTTGAGACTTCTGATTAGGATccctaagattttttttcttgatatagTCAAGCAGAAGACCCTGCACATCGAACTGAGAAAGAACCGATGTATCGCCATTTCTCATGACCGACAAAAACTCGAGGAGTTCTTTTGTTGCCCAGTTTGTATCTCCAGGAAGCTTCTTTGGGATATTACTTGGAATTTTAGAATCTAACTTGCTGGGTACGGTGGGGGAATCACTagtcctttttctttttgttccaTTCGCTACTACATCTGAATCTGAATTGCCTGAAGAACAAGCTTTGCTAAGGGTATGAATATTTCGTGACTCCACTTTAGGGACAGTATAAGGAACCTCCTTCCAAGGATTATTTGCTCTAGTAAGCTCTTCGACAGTTAGAGACAGCTCTTCCTTCAGGCAAAGCCAATATACCTTGAACAGATACTCCCAACTGAGCTTGTCATCAAAATCCACCTTAACCTAAAGGACAATGAAAACAATTATGACCATGCACATTATGATATAgtaaatagaatatataaaaagaagagCATTCAATTATAAAACTAATGAAGTACAAGGTTTCCTCCTAAAACAAGAGCCGTTACTTTTTTCCCCTTCGGTTTCACTCTTTCCAAATACACAACATATCCGACTGCTCTCGCAAGAGCTTATTAAATACGAAACCCATGACTAACAAATTTGGAAAGCTCCTAACATTCCGTTTGTTCTCAAATAAGATATGATTCTAATCAATCAACCCAAATCTCTACCATTCCATGATTTAGGTTGTGACTGGTTGCTATCACATTACCTATCAGGTGACACGTACGATGTTAAGTGCATGGCAACACTACGAGATTTTCATAGGATCTAAATAAATAGAAACCCCATATAGATGTAATGAACGAAAACGACTAAAATCAACAAACAATATTCCCCTTACGGTAAAATATAATTGCCCCAAGCAAATTTTGCGGCTAAGCATTGAATGGAAACTATAGTATAGATTGAGGGAGAAGTGTCTTACCGCTTCATTATCTCCTTGAGAAATATTCTCGATCAACATTATAGGCTTAATACATGTGCCACAAAGACCCATGTTACCTCTCACAATCACATAGTCGGCATCTTTAATGCACCGCTTACAAACAGAAAAAGTGCATGTATAACACATGTAACTGGAACCTTTCTGGCATGTACCGCATATGTGCCAACCTGAAACGAATGAACGAAACATAAGTTTCCGTATAGGACGCGTCACGTCAATCttttaaaacatttgaaatgACGGCATATCAGAACCATCACTCTCCCTAGATTGCTGACAGCAAATACACAGTAACATCATGGACTATGCGACATACCACAATTCCATTTAGCAGCTGTTCGAAAGAATGCCTCATCTCTCTTAATACAAGCTGGATGGTATGCCTTGGGGCAATTCCTGAATGTACAAGAAGACAAACCTATCAATTAGTTATTAATAACACAAATCTCCATAAATAACGCTCATAAACACTAACTCCTTGCAATCTAATCCAATGGCATCAACCAGCGCCTTCTCAAACATAGCAACAATTACAGATTAGTGGAGCATGAAACAATCACTCATTGATCGCTAaataatcaatattttattttcttaaccaCAATCTTTCAAAAATATCACAAAGAGAATCCAACTGACTAACTAACAAAGCTCTAAATCTCTATCTAACAGAATTATCACTGTAATCTCCCAACAACTCACCGGCGATCACAGAGAACAAGGTCTCCGCCGTCGAAGCAAATGAAGCAGACGTCTTCTTCCTTCTCGTCCTTCCGGGGCGGTGGCGGCGGGCGCGTTTGAGACACGGTCTTACCATGCGCCCTCGGAGGCCGGCCACGTTTCCGCTTCACAGGAGCAGCTTCATCAACAACTCCGGCAACCGTCGGGGCGGGtacagatggagcttgagacgcGCCGATCTCCCCGCACTGATCAACTCTCACACGATCGACGACGCCCTTGACGGAACTCTCGTCGCCACGAACTTGCTGAAGCTGATGCTTCTGCTGATTCTCCATGAATACTCAGGAATTCGAAATAGGTATGAGTAGTATTCACGGATCAATCAGTGAAGGAGAAACCCTAATCTGAGGTTCTTTTGGGGGGATTTTTGGCGATGAAGATGGATTGGAGAGAGTATTGGGGATTGAAGAACGAAGACTAGTGGGggcaaattaacaaaaaaaaataaagaaaaactaTGACTTTTGTTTTCGCTTTTACGCCCACTTATTTAACTTTGTTGTTGTGCGACTCCATTTTATAGAGAAGACAATTGTTATACTTCTTCCTGCttatagaaatgtttttttttttaaacatcatATCTTCTTTCAGATTTTCTTTTATCAAAATCTTCTTACAGATtttcttttatcaaaatattcttacagattttttattttatgaatataCTAGTATTTCTGGATTtcatatttatgtaatattaagacttttaggtttttttttaatttttttgatatagttatgtttttttatga is part of the Brassica rapa cultivar Chiifu-401-42 chromosome A09, CAAS_Brap_v3.01, whole genome shotgun sequence genome and harbors:
- the LOC103841028 gene encoding zinc finger CCCH domain-containing protein 44 isoform X1 — translated: MENQQKHQLQQVRGDESSVKGVVDRVRVDQCGEIGASQAPSVPAPTVAGVVDEAAPVKRKRGRPPRAHGKTVSQTRPPPPPRKDEKEEDVCFICFDGGDLVLCDRRNCPKAYHPACIKRDEAFFRTAAKWNCGWHICGTCQKGSSYMCYTCTFSVCKRCIKDADYVIVRGNMGLCGTCIKPIMLIENISQGDNEAVKVDFDDKLSWEYLFKVYWLCLKEELSLTVEELTRANNPWKEVPYTVPKVESRNIHTLSKACSSGNSDSDVVANGTKRKRTSDSPTVPSKLDSKIPSNIPKKLPGDTNWATKELLEFLSVMRNGDTSVLSQFDVQGLLLDYIKKKNLRDPNQKSQVVCDQMLVKLFGRQRVGHFEMLKLLESHFLIQEKPKEEKPKNGESSHAVRSQIEEDSAYDPVVRDRKRKMRRKTDGGVQNENLDAYAAIDVHNINLIYLRRKFIETLLDDINKVHEKVVGTILRIKVSGSDQKLDIYRLVQVVGTSKASASYQLGTKTTDVMLEILNLDKREVISIDQLSDQNVTEDECKRLRQSIKCGLNKRLTVGDILKTAATLQVMRVNEVLEADMLKLGHLRDRASEQGRKKELRECVEKLGRLESPEERQRLLQEVPEVHTDPSMDPSHPSAEDAVLGMRKPDKHIEVQSKSPKKKRDILNNLGNNPQKKYDAPVLRSRKAMHATNKEECSKVDNNSADIQQTGKDDEESEIWHYRDPAGKTQGPFSMVQLRKWKSCGHFPPYLRIWKEHENQDESVLLTDALAGRFDKATTLPSSSFHPQELKPSPHHSGRTGVDVNCLQKNLKPVSTSSTSSSSSIVNALPNDPKEKQVATLVPCSGKVEDGISVRPQPQVSCPASMSVIPGHVITPDVRENSGTDQSSAVRPDGKTLEDGANSGSVSINGSVHAPNLNQKIHFRDFPSPTPKSSPEDLEAQAAETIQSLSSCVLVKGPSGVTWSTTATTTVDAPTTTTTTSSVVVTGGQLPQVTQQSAVDLAAPSVKHIDLAADHATATHTSNNTHVAHSSGWPAIVADPDECDESVSDLLAEVEAMEQNGLPSSPTSTFHCDDDDDLMKGPEKDFFNPVLRMFLTHETCRMDVSQPSFLDYVSAGKSSTGTEAQDNTHFSHCGTAGPELLLAPPAPASTSQDLTLTTTALRLGSETTVEAGLVERPPKYASGVGLESSLRSPSSHDPARGNTERSPRGNGSQQRRSGGHSRDRQWWNNGHNNSLNNSHNNNRQWPYSSSHGYDHGSGSYTAHPPKGLKICKFYESGYCKKGAACSFWHP
- the LOC103841028 gene encoding zinc finger CCCH domain-containing protein 44 isoform X2, coding for MENQQKHQLQQVRGDESSVKGVVDRVRVDQCGEIGASQAPSVPAPTVAGVVDEAAPVKRKRGRPPRAHGKTVSQTRPPPPPRKDEKEEDVCFICFDGGDLVLCDRRNCPKAYHPACIKRDEAFFRTAAKWNCGWHICGTCQKGSSYMCYTCTFSVCKRCIKDADYVIVRGNMGLCGTCIKPIMLIENISQGDNEAVKVDFDDKLSWEYLFKVYWLCLKEELSLTVEELTRANNPWKEVPYTVPKVESRNIHTLSKACSSGNSDSDVVANGTKRKRTSDSPTVPSKLDSKIPSNIPKKLPGDTNWATKELLEFLSVMRNGDTSVLSQFDVQGLLLDYIKKKNLRDPNQKSQVVCDQMLVKLFGRQRVGHFEMLKLLESHFLIQEKPKEEKPKNGESSHAVRSQIEEDSAYDPVVRDRKRKMRRKTDGGVQNENLDAYAAIDVHNINLIYLRRKFIETLLDDINKVHEKVVGTILRIKVSGSDQKLDIYRLVQVVGTSKASASYQLGTKTTDVMLEILNLDKREVISIDQLSDQNVTEDECKRLRQSIKCGLNKRLTVGDILKTAATLQVMRVNEVLEADMLKLGHLRDRASEQGRKKELRECVEKLGRLESPEERQRLLQEVPEVHTDPSMDPSHPSAEDAVLDKHIEVQSKSPKKKRDILNNLGNNPQKKYDAPVLRSRKAMHATNKEECSKVDNNSADIQQTGKDDEESEIWHYRDPAGKTQGPFSMVQLRKWKSCGHFPPYLRIWKEHENQDESVLLTDALAGRFDKATTLPSSSFHPQELKPSPHHSGRTGVDVNCLQKNLKPVSTSSTSSSSSIVNALPNDPKEKQVATLVPCSGKVEDGISVRPQPQVSCPASMSVIPGHVITPDVRENSGTDQSSAVRPDGKTLEDGANSGSVSINGSVHAPNLNQKIHFRDFPSPTPKSSPEDLEAQAAETIQSLSSCVLVKGPSGVTWSTTATTTVDAPTTTTTTSSVVVTGGQLPQVTQQSAVDLAAPSVKHIDLAADHATATHTSNNTHVAHSSGWPAIVADPDECDESVSDLLAEVEAMEQNGLPSSPTSTFHCDDDDDLMKGPEKDFFNPVLRMFLTHETCRMDVSQPSFLDYVSAGKSSTGTEAQDNTHFSHCGTAGPELLLAPPAPASTSQDLTLTTTALRLGSETTVEAGLVERPPKYASGVGLESSLRSPSSHDPARGNTERSPRGNGSQQRRSGGHSRDRQWWNNGHNNSLNNSHNNNRQWPYSSSHGYDHGSGSYTAHPPKGLKICKFYESGYCKKGAACSFWHP